Proteins encoded together in one Marispirochaeta sp. window:
- a CDS encoding sugar ABC transporter ATP-binding protein, giving the protein MDGQNQAEPILSVRNLSKRFPGVQALDGVSLDIYAGEVHVLMGENGAGKSTLMKILAGVYHADGGEIKIGGKVVAPETPLQAMALGVNLINQELGVATNLTVAENVFMGSEPHRFGVIDRRKMAVKTQEVLKKLGAPFFPDAKASLLKVAEQQQVDIARALVHNGRILIMDEPTAALSEREIEKLFDLVRSLREQGLAIVYISHRLAEVSVIADRVSVLRDGQYIGTIVRDEMENETIVKMMVGRSLHDFYEHETADEKHDNYLVVKNISDGKRVKGVSFQAAAGEILSISGLVGSGRTELARLIFGADKPLTGEVWMKGKQLSITSPKDAIRQGIGYVPEDRKIEGLFLGMSSQENIVMNVMEQNARIGILDRSQNKSITARAIKQLNIKVSNPANMALSLSGGNQQKLLLARWLQIKPQVLILDEPTRGVDVGAKSEIYKLIGEIARQGVAVIFISSELPEVVGLAQRVLVMREGTITTELGGPEQISPETIMAFATGIRKPNYTFPIEG; this is encoded by the coding sequence ATGGATGGACAAAATCAGGCCGAACCCATTCTTTCCGTCCGGAACCTGAGTAAACGGTTTCCCGGTGTTCAGGCGCTGGACGGGGTATCTCTGGATATCTACGCCGGTGAAGTCCACGTTCTGATGGGAGAAAACGGAGCCGGAAAAAGTACCCTCATGAAAATTCTCGCCGGTGTGTACCATGCCGATGGGGGAGAGATAAAGATCGGGGGTAAAGTGGTGGCTCCGGAAACACCCCTTCAGGCCATGGCTCTCGGGGTTAATCTGATTAACCAGGAACTGGGGGTCGCCACCAATCTGACGGTAGCGGAAAATGTGTTCATGGGCAGTGAACCCCATCGCTTCGGAGTTATCGACAGGCGTAAGATGGCGGTAAAAACACAGGAAGTGCTCAAGAAACTTGGAGCTCCCTTTTTTCCTGATGCAAAGGCTTCACTTCTGAAGGTGGCTGAACAGCAGCAGGTCGATATTGCTCGTGCACTGGTGCATAACGGCCGTATTCTGATAATGGACGAGCCTACGGCGGCCCTCAGCGAGCGGGAGATCGAGAAACTCTTTGATCTGGTCCGTTCGCTGCGTGAACAGGGACTGGCCATTGTATATATTAGCCACAGACTTGCCGAAGTATCCGTCATTGCCGATCGGGTGTCGGTTTTGCGGGACGGTCAGTACATCGGTACTATTGTAAGGGACGAGATGGAAAACGAGACCATCGTAAAAATGATGGTCGGACGTTCGCTCCATGATTTCTACGAGCATGAAACAGCGGATGAAAAACATGACAATTACCTTGTTGTAAAAAATATTTCCGACGGGAAACGGGTCAAGGGTGTTTCGTTTCAGGCAGCCGCCGGGGAGATCCTTTCCATTTCCGGACTTGTCGGATCGGGAAGAACCGAACTGGCCCGCCTCATTTTCGGCGCGGATAAACCGCTTACCGGTGAGGTCTGGATGAAAGGGAAACAGCTTTCCATCACCTCACCCAAGGATGCAATCCGGCAGGGTATAGGCTATGTGCCGGAGGACCGTAAAATCGAGGGTCTGTTTCTCGGTATGAGCAGCCAGGAAAACATAGTGATGAATGTAATGGAACAGAATGCCAGAATAGGTATTCTGGACCGTTCACAGAATAAGAGCATAACCGCCAGGGCCATAAAGCAGCTTAATATCAAGGTTTCCAATCCGGCCAATATGGCGCTTTCGCTCTCCGGCGGAAACCAGCAGAAGCTCCTTCTGGCACGATGGCTGCAGATAAAGCCGCAGGTGCTTATCCTGGATGAGCCGACACGCGGTGTGGATGTTGGAGCAAAGAGCGAGATCTACAAGCTGATCGGAGAAATCGCCCGTCAGGGTGTGGCCGTAATATTTATTTCCAGTGAGCTTCCCGAAGTTGTGGGTCTGGCCCAGCGGGTGCTTGTAATGCGTGAAGGAACGATTACCACCGAGCTGGGTGGGCCGGAGCAGATAAGTCCGGAAACAATTATGGCTTTTGCAACCGGTATCCGGAAGCCGAATTATACTTTTCCGATTGAAGGGTGA
- a CDS encoding ABC transporter substrate-binding protein — translation MRKVGLVLLCIALLGGVVFAGGQKEGDKTLQVAATFGDLGNPFFYTMGKGIEDAAKAIDPNAKITIQSSGYDLNTQTSQMENFIANGVDIIVLNAADTAGIAPAVRKAKEAGIIVVAADVNADGGVDATVTSNNYQAGTQAGEYIVKKLGGKGDVVIINGPPVSAVIDRVNGAKEVFAKYPGIKILSENQNAGGNREGGLRVMTDLLTAFDNIDAVFAINDPTGIGADLAVRQAKRSDELFIVGVDGAPDATVALKDMDSTFVATPSQDPYTMATRAVEVAYQVIQGNAPEEKLILIPTTLITRDNVDSYEGWTTPE, via the coding sequence ATGAGAAAAGTCGGTTTGGTACTACTTTGTATCGCGCTGCTCGGCGGTGTTGTTTTCGCCGGCGGCCAGAAAGAGGGTGATAAGACTCTGCAGGTTGCCGCAACGTTCGGTGATCTTGGAAATCCCTTTTTCTATACCATGGGAAAGGGTATTGAAGATGCCGCGAAAGCAATCGATCCCAATGCCAAAATTACGATCCAGTCTTCGGGTTACGATCTGAATACTCAGACCAGCCAGATGGAAAACTTTATTGCAAATGGTGTTGATATTATCGTTCTCAACGCTGCCGATACCGCCGGTATAGCTCCTGCGGTCCGGAAGGCAAAAGAAGCCGGTATTATCGTCGTTGCTGCGGATGTAAACGCCGATGGAGGTGTTGACGCCACGGTTACTTCCAATAACTATCAGGCCGGAACTCAGGCTGGTGAATACATTGTAAAAAAACTTGGTGGCAAGGGTGATGTTGTCATTATCAATGGACCTCCCGTTTCCGCGGTGATTGACCGAGTAAATGGCGCGAAAGAAGTATTCGCAAAGTACCCCGGAATCAAGATTCTTTCCGAGAATCAGAATGCCGGTGGAAACCGCGAAGGCGGTCTTCGTGTAATGACCGACCTTCTTACTGCATTTGATAATATCGATGCGGTATTTGCCATTAACGACCCCACGGGAATCGGAGCGGACCTCGCGGTTCGTCAGGCCAAGAGAAGCGATGAGCTTTTTATCGTCGGTGTTGACGGCGCTCCCGATGCAACGGTTGCGCTGAAAGATATGGATAGTACTTTTGTTGCAACTCCTTCACAGGACCCCTACACCATGGCCACACGCGCTGTTGAAGTTGCCTACCAGGTTATCCAGGGAAATGCTCCCGAGGAAAAGCTGATTCTTATTCCGACCACCCTCATTACTCGTGATAATGTTGATTCTTACGAAGGCTGGACCACCCCGGAATAA
- a CDS encoding LacI family DNA-binding transcriptional regulator gives MSDDFGQTQFKYQYIYGEIRSLVLDGRYQPGDRLPTEVELAQHFNVSRPTVTRALNALQEEGLIARKTGSGSYITHTHEKAGAGSNRLFGLLMPGLGKGEIFEPICAQIAATAEKHKCSLLWSGSEIRTTEAARTLVDVTRRYIDHKIAGVFFEPLELSPSFDAINRQIISMFQEEGIPIILMDSDYLPFPQRSRLDLIGIDNFRAAYIATSHYLKHGQNRVDFLARPFSAYTISIRIHGYRAALIEYGITPRPEWVHLTNPEEHAYLSAKFKKPGDIFNIVCGNDETAAALIAGCEEVDIRVPEQVRIVGFDDIHYSQMLRVPLTTIHQPVQNLGDLALETMLWRTEHPEAPPKTISANAELIIRDSCGFPD, from the coding sequence ATGAGTGACGATTTTGGACAGACACAATTTAAATACCAGTACATCTATGGCGAGATAAGGAGCCTGGTTCTCGACGGAAGGTACCAGCCGGGAGACCGCCTGCCCACCGAGGTAGAACTGGCCCAGCACTTCAATGTTTCACGGCCCACAGTTACCCGGGCGCTCAACGCACTTCAGGAAGAAGGACTTATCGCCCGCAAAACGGGATCCGGAAGCTACATAACCCATACGCACGAGAAAGCCGGAGCAGGCAGCAACAGGCTTTTCGGACTCCTCATGCCGGGCCTTGGAAAGGGAGAAATATTCGAACCGATTTGCGCGCAGATTGCGGCCACCGCCGAAAAGCATAAATGTTCGCTTCTCTGGAGTGGATCGGAAATAAGGACTACCGAAGCAGCACGGACCCTTGTCGATGTAACCAGAAGGTATATCGATCATAAGATTGCCGGTGTATTTTTTGAACCGCTGGAGCTTTCTCCATCCTTCGATGCAATAAACCGTCAGATTATTTCCATGTTTCAGGAAGAAGGTATTCCGATAATCCTGATGGATTCCGATTACCTCCCCTTCCCGCAGCGAAGCCGCCTGGATCTGATAGGAATAGACAACTTCCGGGCCGCCTATATAGCGACCAGTCACTACCTCAAACATGGTCAGAATCGGGTTGATTTTCTTGCCCGGCCATTTTCGGCGTACACGATCTCTATCCGGATCCACGGATACCGTGCAGCACTCATAGAGTATGGCATTACCCCCCGACCCGAATGGGTCCATTTGACAAACCCGGAAGAACATGCATACCTCTCCGCCAAATTCAAAAAGCCAGGAGATATTTTCAACATCGTCTGCGGAAATGATGAAACGGCCGCGGCTCTCATCGCCGGCTGTGAAGAAGTTGATATCCGGGTACCCGAACAGGTGCGGATAGTAGGATTCGATGATATTCACTATTCACAAATGCTCCGGGTCCCGCTGACTACCATTCACCAGCCTGTCCAGAATTTAGGAGACCTGGCGCTGGAAACCATGCTCTGGCGCACGGAACATCCCGAAGCCCCCCCGAAAACCATATCCGCCAATGCGGAGCTTATTATCCGCGATTCCTGCGGTTTTCCCGATTGA
- a CDS encoding AGE family epimerase/isomerase: MKVIIRHLTGEAEYCLWHERIWRYRWKYFADNARGGWYRILHRDNRWQGNLKSPPGTTDYHTIGMCFDLIKLFNRENRRNRG; encoded by the coding sequence GTGAAGGTTATAATAAGGCATTTAACAGGTGAAGCGGAGTATTGTCTATGGCATGAGAGGATCTGGCGTTACAGATGGAAGTATTTCGCGGATAATGCCCGGGGCGGCTGGTACCGGATTCTGCATCGGGACAACCGGTGGCAGGGCAATCTGAAAAGTCCTCCGGGAACGACGGATTATCACACCATCGGCATGTGCTTCGACCTGATAAAACTTTTCAATCGGGAAAACCGCAGGAATCGCGGATAA
- a CDS encoding patatin-like phospholipase family protein yields MNNNPNTYCLVLGGGGGRGAYEIGVWRALRELGIGFHAVAGTSVGALNAVFRSPERLRRSPGVILLCYHPRRGRYS; encoded by the coding sequence ATGAATAATAATCCAAACACCTACTGCCTGGTCCTCGGCGGCGGGGGCGGCAGAGGCGCCTACGAAATCGGTGTCTGGCGGGCTCTGCGGGAACTCGGGATCGGGTTTCATGCAGTGGCAGGAACCTCAGTCGGGGCCCTGAACGCCGTTTTTCGTAGCCCAGAACGATTACGAAGGAGCCCTGGAGTTATTCTCCTTTGCTACCATCCGCGACGTGGCCGATATTCCTGA
- a CDS encoding patatin-like phospholipase family protein: protein MADIPERFLKDGKINRDLNNLQRLSRFVLSRRGLDTTPMKKLISRYLREETIRKSGIDFGLVTFDLSGFRPRHLFLEEIPDGQLSDYLLASASYPLFRSPVIDQSKLTDGGIADNMPYNMMRERGYRRIITVNLSGMGRIRRPQTENTSTIYLKNSQPLEGALDISPENSKKAMNLGYLDTLRSFEQVEGVRYFIQKDTRLFRSLAEKLFDQESLSLLRSAAKGLIKANNKEDPGPDAIIRKLLPRELAGYRFTIIPAVECTAVCLGIPRDRLYSLPELLGCIQEKAQNLNAVEPFAEQDNYPGIIQRLRTELDSLKTTGLLRLPPARYVTALRTATGKNDGNMAVRMLQPFFPELPAANLMLQIIRNRGGGGGGESIDLSDGGTYNHTTRTTYPEGEKI, encoded by the coding sequence GTGGCCGATATTCCTGAAAGGTTCCTGAAGGACGGTAAAATCAACCGGGACCTGAACAATCTGCAACGCCTGAGCCGGTTTGTCCTGAGCCGGCGGGGCCTGGACACCACCCCCATGAAAAAGCTCATCAGTCGCTACCTGCGGGAGGAGACTATTCGGAAATCCGGTATTGACTTTGGTCTGGTTACATTCGATTTGTCGGGATTCAGGCCACGGCACCTCTTTCTGGAAGAGATACCGGACGGTCAGTTGTCCGATTATCTTCTTGCCAGCGCCTCCTATCCGTTGTTCCGCAGTCCCGTTATTGACCAGTCAAAACTGACTGACGGCGGAATCGCCGACAACATGCCCTACAACATGATGCGTGAGCGGGGGTACCGCCGGATCATTACCGTCAACCTGTCGGGCATGGGCAGGATCAGGCGTCCCCAGACGGAGAACACCTCTACAATTTACCTGAAAAACTCCCAGCCCCTGGAAGGAGCCCTGGATATCAGTCCGGAGAACTCAAAGAAGGCCATGAATCTGGGATACCTGGACACACTGCGCAGCTTTGAGCAGGTTGAAGGTGTGCGCTACTTCATACAGAAAGACACCCGGCTTTTCCGCTCCCTGGCGGAAAAGCTTTTCGATCAAGAGAGTCTCTCCCTCCTGAGATCTGCTGCAAAGGGTCTTATAAAGGCGAATAACAAGGAAGACCCTGGACCTGATGCAATTATACGCAAGCTGCTGCCCCGGGAACTTGCCGGATACCGCTTCACTATTATTCCCGCAGTGGAATGTACCGCCGTATGTCTTGGTATCCCCCGGGACCGGCTCTATTCTCTTCCTGAGCTTCTTGGCTGCATTCAGGAGAAGGCACAGAACCTCAATGCTGTTGAACCCTTCGCCGAACAGGATAACTATCCAGGAATAATTCAGCGTTTGCGGACGGAGCTTGACTCCCTTAAGACGACAGGACTGCTGCGGCTGCCCCCGGCCCGTTATGTAACCGCCCTGCGCACGGCTACAGGAAAAAACGACGGAAACATGGCTGTACGAATGCTTCAGCCTTTCTTTCCGGAGTTGCCGGCGGCGAATCTGATGCTTCAAATTATCCGAAACCGGGGGGGGGGGGGGGGGGGGGAATCTATTGACCTGAGTGACGGGGGAACATACAATCATACTACACGGACCACATATCCTGAAGGAGAAAAGATATGA
- a CDS encoding BMP family ABC transporter substrate-binding protein yields the protein MKKILVLLVTIAIVFSLVTSCSKKDEGTAETSQAMKVGMVTDAGTIDDKSFNQGTWEGIQAAAEDMNIDIKYLKPTGTTEADYLKEIGNLYDAGYKFIVTPGFKFETAIYQAQSKYTDAKFVLLDGVPHPGDYNTDVGSNTVSIFFAEHESGFMAGVATALELNEGETAFIGGMEIPPVQKFNWGFQQGVTYANKNLGTSITINPDNVVYQGSFDNVAAGQQLAAQMFDKGVDAIFCAAGGVGVGAINEAKARAKSGENVWIVGVDVDQYAEGIYEGKKSIILTSAMKRIDQAAYDMIKAELEGNFPGGQILTLDATNNGVGIPEENPNLSAGTQAKTEEVFSDLQAGTISVSAEQGSLIK from the coding sequence ATGAAAAAGATTTTAGTACTTCTCGTTACCATTGCCATCGTATTCAGTCTTGTTACTTCCTGTTCAAAGAAAGATGAGGGCACCGCAGAGACAAGCCAGGCGATGAAGGTCGGAATGGTAACCGACGCCGGAACCATCGACGACAAGTCCTTTAATCAGGGAACCTGGGAAGGTATCCAGGCCGCCGCAGAGGACATGAATATCGATATAAAATACCTCAAACCAACCGGTACAACCGAGGCAGACTACCTGAAAGAAATCGGAAACCTGTATGACGCAGGCTACAAGTTCATTGTAACCCCGGGTTTCAAGTTTGAAACCGCTATCTACCAGGCCCAGTCAAAATATACGGATGCCAAATTCGTCTTACTGGATGGTGTTCCCCACCCCGGAGATTACAACACTGATGTAGGCAGCAATACAGTTTCCATCTTTTTCGCTGAACATGAGTCCGGCTTCATGGCCGGTGTTGCCACGGCATTGGAACTGAATGAGGGCGAAACAGCCTTTATCGGTGGGATGGAGATTCCTCCGGTACAGAAATTCAACTGGGGATTTCAGCAGGGCGTAACCTATGCCAATAAAAACCTTGGAACCTCGATTACCATAAATCCCGACAATGTCGTCTACCAGGGCTCCTTCGACAACGTGGCCGCCGGACAACAGCTGGCCGCTCAGATGTTCGATAAGGGTGTGGACGCAATCTTCTGCGCCGCCGGCGGCGTGGGAGTCGGTGCCATCAACGAGGCGAAGGCACGGGCAAAATCCGGAGAAAATGTCTGGATCGTCGGTGTTGACGTAGACCAGTACGCCGAAGGCATCTACGAAGGCAAGAAGTCAATTATTCTTACCTCCGCCATGAAGCGAATTGACCAGGCAGCCTATGACATGATCAAAGCCGAACTGGAAGGGAACTTCCCGGGAGGGCAGATTCTTACCCTCGACGCAACCAACAATGGTGTCGGAATCCCCGAGGAGAACCCCAACCTTTCCGCCGGAACCCAGGCAAAAACCGAAGAAGTATTCTCTGACCTGCAGGCCGGAACAATCAGCGTCTCCGCTGAACAGGGCTCCCTGATTAAATAA
- a CDS encoding ABC transporter ATP-binding protein yields the protein MEHVVEMLNIRKEFPGIVANDQISIDLRKGEILALLGENGAGKSTLMSILFGLYRPDEGKIKIRGKDVQITNPTRASDLGIGMVHQHFKLVHNFTITENIVLGMEPKKGISLDLTSAASRIRELSRHYGLNVDPDAVIEDVSVGMQQRVEILKMLYRDAEVLIFDEPTSVLTPQEIQDLMEIMRNLIREGKSIILITHKLKEIKAIADRCTVIRRGKVIGTVEVQSTSESEMARMMVGREVSFSVDKEKREPGEVILEIENLSVRSSPSVLGVKNFSLKVRAGEIVGIAGVDGNGQTELVEALTGLRSIESGHILLKGRDISADRIHQRIQAGIAHIPEDRQKRGLVLDYSVEDNLVLETHSNKPFALHGFLQRKPIRNHAKKVMKDFDVRAGEGAVTRARSLSGGNQQKAIVGREIDLNPELLIAVQPTRGLDVGSIEYIHRRLVEQRDKGKAVLLVSLELDEILDLSDRIAIISRGELAGIVNADETDENEVGLMMAGIKQGESA from the coding sequence ATGGAACATGTAGTCGAAATGCTGAACATCCGTAAGGAGTTCCCCGGAATTGTTGCCAATGACCAAATCTCCATAGATCTCAGAAAAGGAGAAATCCTGGCTCTTCTGGGGGAAAACGGCGCCGGAAAATCTACTCTCATGAGTATCCTTTTCGGCCTCTACCGACCCGACGAAGGCAAAATAAAAATCCGCGGTAAAGATGTCCAGATAACAAACCCGACCCGGGCAAGTGATCTGGGTATCGGCATGGTGCATCAGCATTTTAAGCTGGTACATAACTTTACAATTACCGAGAATATCGTTCTCGGTATGGAACCGAAAAAGGGGATAAGCCTTGATCTGACCTCCGCAGCCTCCCGCATTCGCGAACTATCCCGACACTATGGACTCAATGTGGATCCCGACGCTGTTATAGAAGATGTCTCTGTAGGAATGCAGCAGCGGGTAGAAATCCTGAAGATGCTCTACCGTGACGCGGAAGTCCTGATATTTGACGAGCCCACCTCTGTTCTGACTCCCCAGGAAATTCAGGACCTGATGGAGATCATGCGCAACCTGATCCGGGAGGGTAAGTCGATCATTCTGATTACCCACAAGCTGAAAGAGATCAAGGCTATAGCCGATCGCTGCACCGTTATCCGACGGGGCAAGGTTATCGGTACAGTGGAGGTGCAATCCACCAGCGAATCCGAGATGGCCCGCATGATGGTTGGACGGGAGGTCTCCTTCAGCGTGGACAAGGAGAAACGGGAACCCGGCGAGGTTATCCTTGAAATCGAGAACCTTTCAGTACGCAGCAGCCCCAGCGTCCTTGGAGTAAAGAACTTTTCCCTGAAGGTCAGGGCCGGTGAGATCGTCGGCATTGCCGGAGTGGACGGCAACGGCCAAACCGAACTGGTCGAAGCTTTGACCGGCCTGCGGAGTATAGAAAGCGGGCATATCCTGCTCAAGGGAAGGGACATCAGCGCCGACAGAATCCATCAGCGTATTCAGGCTGGTATCGCCCATATACCCGAAGACCGGCAGAAACGGGGGCTGGTTCTTGACTACAGCGTCGAAGACAATCTTGTCCTGGAGACCCACAGTAATAAGCCCTTTGCGCTTCACGGCTTTCTGCAGCGGAAACCAATCAGGAACCACGCGAAAAAGGTCATGAAGGATTTCGATGTCCGGGCCGGCGAAGGAGCGGTAACCCGGGCACGGTCCCTCTCGGGAGGGAACCAGCAGAAGGCTATCGTGGGCCGGGAGATCGATCTGAATCCGGAACTGCTGATCGCGGTACAGCCGACCCGGGGGCTGGACGTCGGATCCATCGAATACATACACCGCCGTCTGGTGGAGCAGCGGGACAAAGGCAAAGCCGTGCTGCTGGTCTCCCTGGAACTGGACGAGATCCTTGACCTCTCCGACAGAATTGCTATTATCAGCCGCGGCGAGCTTGCAGGTATTGTCAATGCCGATGAAACCGACGAAAACGAAGTAGGGCTCATGATGGCCGGAATCAAGCAAGGAGAATCAGCATGA
- a CDS encoding ABC transporter permease, producing the protein MRLKVSREIIVALTAVVLGLAAGAMFMLITGHNPFIGYTYLFRGGLMNIERIGNSLATATPLILTGLSVAFAFRTGLFNIGASGQMLIGGLCATAVGLSLVLPKPLLLLVMILAALCGGALWGLVPGFLKARFNVHEVVATIMMNWIAYWTVYYTVPAYFKGPYLETESRKIPEYASLKVPWLTRIFDGSYVNLGLFAALLAIVVIAVILNRTVLGYQLKAAGFNRYASEYAGMNVQRNIILSMTFAGALAGIGGATLYVGYASNMQIGILPSHGFDGIAVALLGSNTPIGVLGAALFFGVLHSGKGFMNAMTEIPPEIGDTIIATIIYFAATSVLIENGLTALRRRFSRHSAQEEN; encoded by the coding sequence ATGAGACTGAAAGTATCCCGGGAGATTATCGTTGCCCTTACTGCGGTTGTACTCGGTCTCGCGGCAGGTGCCATGTTCATGCTTATTACCGGGCATAATCCCTTTATAGGCTACACCTATCTTTTTCGCGGCGGCCTTATGAATATCGAACGAATCGGAAACTCCCTGGCTACAGCCACCCCCCTGATACTGACGGGGCTGTCCGTTGCCTTTGCCTTCCGTACCGGGCTCTTCAATATCGGGGCCTCCGGCCAGATGCTGATCGGCGGACTCTGTGCCACCGCGGTCGGACTCAGTCTGGTCTTACCAAAGCCTCTACTGCTGCTTGTTATGATCCTGGCCGCCTTGTGCGGCGGGGCCCTATGGGGACTTGTTCCCGGATTTCTTAAGGCCCGGTTTAATGTCCACGAAGTAGTGGCGACCATCATGATGAACTGGATCGCCTACTGGACGGTCTACTACACAGTGCCGGCCTATTTTAAAGGGCCTTACCTTGAAACCGAGTCCCGCAAGATCCCGGAATATGCCTCATTAAAGGTTCCCTGGCTTACCAGAATATTTGACGGCTCCTATGTAAACCTGGGACTTTTCGCTGCACTGTTGGCCATAGTTGTCATCGCGGTCATCCTGAACCGTACCGTACTGGGCTATCAGCTGAAGGCCGCCGGGTTTAACCGTTACGCTTCGGAGTACGCCGGCATGAATGTTCAGCGCAATATTATTCTCTCCATGACCTTCGCCGGGGCCCTGGCGGGAATCGGCGGGGCAACCCTGTATGTCGGCTATGCTTCCAACATGCAGATCGGGATCCTGCCAAGCCACGGTTTCGACGGAATAGCCGTTGCCCTCCTTGGCTCGAACACCCCCATCGGGGTACTGGGGGCCGCCCTCTTTTTCGGGGTTCTCCATTCCGGCAAGGGATTCATGAATGCCATGACCGAGATTCCTCCGGAAATCGGAGACACCATTATTGCGACAATTATCTACTTTGCCGCCACCAGTGTCCTTATAGAAAACGGCCTGACCGCCCTGCGGCGCCGTTTTTCCAGACATTCAGCGCAGGAGGAGAACTGA
- a CDS encoding ABC transporter permease: protein MWAIITQIFPYAIAFTIPLLITSLGGLFSERSGVVNIGLEGLMVVGSFASALTISSLYPLLGTTAVWVGIGAAVAAGAAFSLLHAFASINLNANQVISGTAINMIAGALTVFFARNMTGSGNIQIVSGLSRRSIPLLKDLPIVGRLFFTQTYATTWLVLLILLASWFLIYKTAFGLRLRACGEHPQAADAAGVNVYLVRYIGVIFSGAFAGLGGAIILVTYSGEFNGSVAGLGFLALASLIFGQWKPLGILGATFFFGFASTIANVSQVVPALALIPGLVLKAFPYVVTLIALVLFSKSSQAPRAAGEPFDHGKR from the coding sequence ATGTGGGCAATAATTACGCAGATTTTCCCCTACGCCATAGCTTTTACCATCCCCCTGCTGATTACCTCCCTGGGAGGGCTTTTCAGCGAACGCTCCGGGGTCGTAAATATCGGCCTGGAGGGACTCATGGTGGTCGGTTCCTTTGCCAGCGCTCTGACTATTTCCAGCCTTTACCCGCTCCTGGGGACCACGGCCGTCTGGGTTGGTATAGGTGCCGCAGTTGCCGCAGGAGCCGCCTTTTCGCTGCTCCACGCCTTTGCCAGCATCAACCTGAACGCCAATCAGGTAATAAGCGGAACAGCCATCAACATGATCGCCGGGGCCCTTACAGTCTTTTTTGCCAGGAATATGACCGGCTCAGGGAATATTCAGATCGTTTCCGGCTTATCCAGACGCAGCATCCCGCTATTGAAGGACCTGCCAATAGTCGGAAGGCTCTTTTTTACCCAGACCTACGCAACCACATGGCTGGTGCTCCTGATTCTTCTTGCATCCTGGTTCCTGATCTACAAGACCGCCTTCGGACTACGCCTAAGGGCCTGCGGCGAACACCCCCAGGCAGCAGATGCCGCGGGTGTTAACGTTTACCTGGTCCGCTATATCGGGGTAATCTTTTCCGGCGCCTTCGCCGGTCTGGGTGGAGCGATAATTCTGGTAACCTATTCCGGGGAGTTTAACGGTTCCGTCGCCGGCCTGGGTTTTCTTGCCCTTGCCTCACTTATATTCGGGCAGTGGAAGCCCCTGGGCATTCTCGGTGCAACCTTCTTCTTCGGTTTTGCTTCCACCATTGCCAATGTCTCCCAGGTCGTTCCTGCTCTGGCCCTGATTCCCGGGCTGGTATTAAAAGCCTTCCCCTATGTAGTAACCCTGATTGCCCTTGTGCTGTTCTCAAAATCCTCACAGGCTCCCCGGGCCGCCGGAGAACCTTTCGATCACGGAAAACGCTGA
- the cdd gene encoding cytidine deaminase, with product MKKMEEQIDIDQLIAAAAAAREKAYTPYSDFKVGAALLLADGAVTEGCNIENASYGATVCAERVAILKARSENPEAQIRAIAVVTQSESPSPPCALCLQVMAEFCAPETPIILANTGGKRLTYRFDELLPHPFTKSLL from the coding sequence ATGAAGAAAATGGAAGAACAGATCGACATTGATCAGCTTATTGCCGCAGCCGCCGCTGCCCGTGAAAAGGCCTATACCCCGTATTCGGATTTTAAGGTGGGAGCCGCCCTGCTCCTGGCAGACGGCGCTGTAACCGAAGGCTGCAACATAGAAAACGCCAGTTACGGCGCCACAGTCTGCGCCGAACGGGTGGCAATTCTCAAAGCCAGAAGTGAGAACCCGGAGGCGCAGATACGCGCTATAGCGGTTGTTACGCAAAGCGAGAGTCCCTCACCGCCCTGTGCCCTCTGCCTGCAGGTTATGGCCGAATTCTGCGCCCCGGAAACCCCGATAATCCTCGCAAACACCGGGGGAAAGCGCCTTACCTACCGCTTTGATGAACTCCTTCCACACCCTTTTACAAAATCCTTACTGTAA